In Canis lupus dingo isolate Sandy chromosome 27, ASM325472v2, whole genome shotgun sequence, one genomic interval encodes:
- the LOC112665665 gene encoding cationic amino acid transporter 3-like yields MLRQALYKFGQKLVHRHPLEQNIYEYEFGRSLSTLDLVVLGVGRTVGVGVYFLLAEVASSQAGPATVICFLVAGLTSLLAGLCYAEFSARVPHPGSAYLYCFVTIGELWAFITGWNLILSFFIDAIVMIRAWTLIFEYHFGNQISESISEHIPQVLADNLVYFTMVLWFFLLEIRNLGFRGFFIVFKLLTLLKLLVLSFVIISGFVKGDLHNWKLTEEDYIKAGLSDTSSLGPLGSGGFMPFGFQGILRGAATCFYAVIGFSVLVTRVKESHKPERSIPMGIVISLLTCSLVYFGISAALTLMVPYYELRPGSTLPEAFLHIGWGLAFYVLAVAVSCSIFVSMYYSFVFPILLVINMMAEDGLLFPVLARVITGTYTHLVFRIFIYVIVVIILFFFGLADLLDLRSIATLLSYSLVAFCVLIIRYQPERRNKENEAKEQEENELNEAEVQEESLPAAEKLTLQGLFFPGSPTPTPLSGRVVYVCSSLLVLLLIVLCLVLAQWPGWLSGDPGWITVVVLLLVLITGITGIIWRQPQNSTPLHFKVPGLPLLPLLSIFLNVCLMMQMTAGTWARFGAWMLTGFVIYFAYGIQHSLKRPNHRP; encoded by the coding sequence ATGCTGCGTCAAGCTCTTTACAAGTTTGGTCAAAAGCTGGTACACAGACACCCACTGGAACAAAACATTTATGAGTATGAATTTGGTAGAAGCCTGAGCACTCTGGACTTAGTGGTCCTGGGTGTGGGCCGCACAGTGGGGGTTGGTGTGTATTTCCTGCTTGCTGAGGTGGCTAGTAGTCAAGCAGGACCAGCCACTGTGATATGCTTCTTGGTGGCTGGCCTAACTTCATTATTGGCTGGGCTGTGCTATGCAGAGTTTAGCGCCCGGGTTCCGCATCCTGGTTCCGCATATCTCTACTGTTTTGTCACTATAGGCGAACTCTGGGCATTCATCACGGGTTGGAACCTcatcctctccttttttattgATGCAATCGTGATGATCCGGGCCTGGACCTTAATTTTTGAATACCATTTTGGAAATCAGATCTCTGAGAGCATCTCAGAGCACATTCCCCAAGTCTTAGCAGATAATCTAGTCTACTTTACTATGGTCCTTTGgttttttctcttagaaattcGAAATCTGGGTTTTCGTGGGTTCTTCATAGTTTTCAAACTGCTCACATTGTTGAAACTTTTGGTTCTCAGTTTTGTCATCATCTCTGGATTCGTTAAGGGGGACCTGCACAACTGGAAGCTCACAGAAGAGGACTATATAAAGGCTGGACTCAGTGACACCTCTAGCTTGGGTCCTCTGGGCTCTGGAGGATTCATGCCTTTTGGCTTCCAGGGGATTCTCCGTGGAGCAGCTACCTGTTTCTATGCTGTTATAGGCTTCAGTGTTCTTGTTACCAGAGTCAAAGAATCGCACAAGCCTGAGCGTTCCATCCCCATGGGCATTGTTATTTCACTGCTCACCTGCAGCTTGGTGTATTTTGGTATCTCTGCAGCACTTACACTTATGGTGCCTTACTACGAGCTCCGACCTGGGAGCACCTTGCCTGAGGCATTTCTCCATATTGGCTGGGGCCTTGCCTTCTATGTTTTAGCTGTTGCAGTTTCCTGTAGTATTTTTGTCAGCATGTATTACAGCTTTGTGTTCCCCATACTTTTAGTGATAAACATGATGGCAGAAGATGGCCTCCTGTTCCCTGTGCTTGCCAGGGTCATCACTGGCACATACACCCACTTAGTGTTCAGGATATTCATTTATGTTATTGTAGTAATCATATTATTCTTCTTTGGACTCGCTGATCTCTTGGACCTCAGGTCAATTGCGACCCTGCTATCTTATTCCCTGGTAGCTTTTTGTGTTCTCATCATCAGGTATCAGCCTGAGAGGAGGAATAAAGAAAACGAAGCAAAGGAGCAAGAAGAGAATGAGCTAAATGAAGCAGAGGTGCAGGAGGAGAGCCTACCTGCAGCAGAGAAGCTAACTCTACAGGGACTATTTTTTCcaggcagccccacccccactccactctCTGGCCGAGTTGTCTATGTTTGCTCCTCACTGCTTGTTCTGCTGCTGATTGTTCTTTGCCTGGTGCTCGCCCAGTGGCCAGGTTGGctttctggagacccagggtggATCACAGTGGTTGTGCTGCTCCTGGTGCTCATCACTGGGATCACTGGGATCATCTGGAGACAGCCACAGAACTCCACTCCCCTTCACTTCAAGGTACCtggtctgcctctcctcccactcctgagCATTTTTCTGAATGTTTGCCTTATGATGCAGATGACCGCTGGCACCTGGGCCCGATTTGGTGCCTGGATGCTGACTGGGTTTGTTATCTACTTCGCCTATGGGATCCAGCACAGCCTTAAGAGGCCAAACCATAGACCTTGA